The following nucleotide sequence is from Glycine max cultivar Williams 82 chromosome 9, Glycine_max_v4.0, whole genome shotgun sequence.
CTGGACACGGGTCAATCCCAAACCCTCAACTGTTGGTGGACTGTTCGAGTTACTTTGACGGCGAGAGCAAGTTGTCGCGTGAAAATCTTGTTAATCCATTCGTGTGTGACGAGCCATTTGACTACGAGAGTTATAGTTACTCCCACGGTTTACCGCGCTTGATTGACTTTAATAAACAAAAGTGTTAACTCAAATCAAAATGACTTCTGTCCTCTATTTCCTATAATACATTTTGGCAATGATTGGTGAATCATAGAGTGCGAATCACTAAGGCCcgatgaattaaaattattttgaaaacaattgaagagtagtgtattttatataattcatagatagagtctatgCGTTAAAATGTTTTCTAGGTTGAACTTGAATCGGGAGGGAGAGACAAATGCAAGTGACCTAACAATTGACCTAAGATAGACTCTAATATCATTTTAGGACATGGAACCTAACTCAATCACACAAAACCAGATGGGTAAGGACGAGCAGGCTTTATCAAGTATTTCTAGTCAATGTAAGACTAAATCATCACCCTTGAGGTTGCAATTAAGGCAATGTCCAAAGAGACCACAACTATACAGGGCAATTAAGGTGGATTTCCAACACATAATCACAGTTTATTTTTCAGTCAGCCTCCATGCATTAGTTAGGGGACTGAGGGTAGGGAAAGTAGTGGATGAAATGTTTGTTTGATAACACACGTAGCCCCTATAAAATCATTTTCTCCCAGAAGAATCTCATTTGATAAGATCCATTTCTTTTCCATCGAAGAACTTAAATGTTCAAGAGAAAATGTTCAAACAATGAATAATATCACAAGATACAGATAGTTCTATTTTACAGTATCATTTTATCTCATTGATCCGTTACATAGGGTTCATACTGAAAAAGGCAAAGTATAATATTGTACGGTGACTATAGTGAGAAAGACAAGGACAATCCAGAAAGCCTCAAACCAAGTTCAAAAACATTGTGTTCAAACTTTTCCCACCCTTGCCCTCTtttgaccaaaaataaaatataaaaaaagcaacaataagtttttagttgCCAGAGTAAGACCATATGTGTGACAAACTTATACTGTAATAATTTGACAAGATTTATTTGCATCTCAAGTAATCTTAAGTTTGCAAAGGGATCACTTTTAATAAACAGGTAATCTGCTTGCCATCctataataaatacatattatACAACAAATAAAGAAGATCAGAGTATAtatggaaaaacaaaaacaatttgcAAACCTGGTTGCGGTAAATGATGTATCCCAAAGAAAAGTAGACCAAGAGAAATGGAAGTATTAGAGGAGCAAGGATGAAGTATGTAACACCAAGAAGACCAAAGAAAAGAACCCCGGGAATTTCCCAGTGGTATTGAATTGATAGTACCTCAAAATCATCATCGTCACTATgtccaacaaaaaatatattaatataattgtaaAGAAATGGAATCAATTGAAAGAGTTCTGATGCTATATTAGTCCATCCGATTGTCACAACATATGTTATGAAGAATGATGCCTCCACCAAACATCAAATATAGATTAAATATGAATTATCTATTTTACAATTCAAGAGCAATAATATCTTATGCACAATAGAATAGATGTTTCCTGCAAGTGAATACATGTAATGCAAAGTCGTagtaaataaaacaacaatttatGGACCACTGAAAAAACAGAGAGATAAAGACTCAAAACAGTAAGAAAGTTGTCCAGCCTTGCAACAAATCAGAAATTAAAACTCACTGAAGCTAACATGAATAGAATAACTGTGAGAATCAAAGGGGAAAAAATTATCCATACCTAGTGAAGGGGAAAAAGATAGCCTTGAATAAGCTGCCATTCTACTCCATGAATATATACTAGAGGACAGAATAAACTGTGGATTGCTTTATCATCCTTAAAGTTCTTACCAAAACCTTCATGAatcatttaagataaatttctaCAAATTGAAAGGGAATAttggaataaaatattttcaaagcttGGTCGCAAATCCTCATCCatgttgtaacaaaaaaaaaaaatcctcataCATGCATCTCTGAGACATAACAGTTTTCCCAGCTTCTTTCTAGGTTTCAGCTCATAATTTTTATGCACACTGATAGATTAAGAATTTGAGGTActataacagaaaaataaacaatggaAATTTAAGAAAATGTCAAGAGAAGAGATTGAACCAATTAGAAATTTAGAACTCTATAAAACTTTTCTCACAGTTAGAATTTGAAGTTTGCTGCTTCGACGAATAACTGCATGTGAATGATAAGTAGAGGGTGATACTCCTAGAAGAAGTGCTCTACAATATCGTTACAGGTGCTTCCACTCGGAACAGGAATACCTCTAGCTAATATAGTAAAGTGATGAGGCGGCTCAGGCTTGGATGAATAGAAGCAGGCGATTCTTTTTGATGAAATATACTCATACTCCTGCATATGGCATTAACAGCAAGCATGAAATTCATCCACTATCTTTATAATTTAGCAGAGCTGGCAAAATCTGATGCATGTAAGAAGCAAACttgaacaaaaataactttcatAATAAAGAAGAATGCAGACAACTCCAGTGAAAACATATGCGGCACAAAAATGGATCCATAACCTTGAGAAAGGCCAAATCTAGCGATCAGAGTTACCATGTTATAACTTTGATAAAAATCAATAACACTCATGAGGAAATCTTCCATTCACACAAATTGTGTAATTACAAcagcaaaaaatgaaaatttgtcaTAAGTGCCAGGATGGGCTTGCATATTTTGGGGATGACAAATATATGTATGGACAGTAGAAAAGCTTTGAAATAGCTGTTTAATAAGCTTGACATTAACATACCTACAAGTTTTCACCTTCCAGCATTTAGTGATAAGTGGAGAAAAAAGTGAAGGTTGAGTATACTTTGATGTAATTCACTTGAAGATcgtaaaaatatatcatatgtCAGTTCTACTCATCACAAAGACCAATAATTCATATATACTAAAGACTTCACATATATGCATATTCATCAATATAAGAAAATGAGACTTCTTGAATTTGATGTCAAAAcagaaacaataaattaaattaatatttcatatatcatatatgcgCTGATCTTTATAATGAATAAACAATACCTAAAGATTTAAGATAATCTCGATCAATAATATTCACCTGTCTGAACCATTGTTAACATTAGAAATACTGAAGGAATCCAAAGACTTGTTTTGAAATTCAGAATTATCACGAAGCTGACTCCCGCACAATTAATTGGAAGAAGAATGAGGAGCCCCACGATTCTaccaaaagtaaatatttttaaactgcACATATCAAAGAGGGGAAaaataagtaaacaaaaaaagtgaTGCCTTCAAACAACATACAGCATGGTGACAGAAAATAGAAAGACCGatatatattttgaagaaaTGCAGATATATAAGTAGTCAGTGACTCAGTGGCTAAAGATGGATATATTATATCAtattgacaattttttatttatttaaaattcagtaaaagttaaCCAAATGAATATACGTTTGAATCAAATTTACAATTGAGTATAATCAATGACAAAGGGAGTCCAGTTCTGTTGCAGAAACCACCTTTGcatatttacttatatatagACATATATAAACTTGCCTAAACATAGGTCAGTTACATACATAATGCAGGAACATCCATCAAAATCAGTAAAAGAGGCTTGGTTAGCCAATATAATATATCTGAGTTTAAAAGGAAATGACATGATATATAGTTCTTTAAATCTAGAAACCattgaataatttaaatcaCCTAAAGACAAATATGCGCATGAAAACAAAAGCATCTAAGCGGCAGTTGATAAAAACTCTTCTTCAGAGGTCTCCCATGCTTTTCTCACCCAACCAGCAGTAGCAGCAGGTAACAAACGTTCCAAGTTACATTCAACACCCTCTTGACatttttgttcagaaactaagTGCGGTGCATATACAGTAATAttacaaggttgcttcctcaATATAGAGTAGagggtgaaaaataaaaaaacaaggacCAAGGTTAGTTCCAAGTGAAGTTAGAAGAGCAGCAAGAATCATTATTGAAATCTAGTTCAAAACCAGCAGATAAACTCTATACACCTAACAACACAACTGTAGTCCTGACTcctgaaattaaagaaaacagaACTCTCAATAGAATCTGAATCAGGAATGCATGTCCAAATAAACACTTTGAACCAATCCAATTTAGTAAACTGGAATCACAAGAAGACAAAGTCACCTCacagaagaaggagaaaaccaaaaaaaacaaccagtcacttagaaaaaatttaagaacGCTAGCTATCCAATGCACTATGAGCAAAAGGATTTTGAGCTTTCAACACAAAACCTGGTAGTCTGAGATAATCTCATCAGTCATCTGAATGTATGTAATTTTGCAACTCAGTAAATCTAGGATGTTCGCCGTTAAAAAGCTGGCATTTTTAAATGGGGTTAGTCATTGTCTGCTATACATGGAGGATAGACAAAGTCCATAAGATAGCAGAGAATTTTATTTCGGTATGGATGAAATTTTGGACTTTCAGAAGTTAGAGTATTATAAACAGCATTAGTGCATCAGCTATCACGTTTGCTAATCGCCAACATTTGAGCCTATACAGTACACAAGCAATGCAATGGACTGATCAATTATTAAACTTTTACTGGTAGCTTACACATAACCCTTCAATTATAAGGTTGAAAATCTACAAACAAAACTTTGATAAATTCTCATTCTAGGCAAATACTACATCACAATGATTCGATGATCATTATAGATtaccaaaaaccaaaaagaaattaaagtttaTCATGTCACAAACCCCAAGAACTCCATTAAATGTAGAAATCTTTGTCAAATGCAATCTTAAAACTATACATCCACATCCACTAATCCAGCGTGAAGGTGTAGAACTGTATAAGGTTGATACAAGATTGCGATTTCAAAAATTTCAACAGGTTTGGTCAGATATATTGACATATCATGAAACGGATCTACATCCAAATTTGGATGCGATTTATATCAAAATCCAAATTAGGTAGCATGCAAGGAAACGTTGCTTTACAAGACTTTGTTGTAACCATGCATTTTATAGCATGCAAGGAAACGTTGCTTTACAAGACTTTGTTAGGAACGATGATAACAAGAGACAAGCATCAATTAGGTAGATTCATAAATGAAACAAAGATCAAATATATTATAGAGTATAGGCCAAATGATAGAAACTGAAGAGTTTGTGGAGAGAGAGAACCTGACTATGGAGCAATAGAGAGAAGCATCACTGAGTACAGTTGCTGGGAAAATTAATGATACAGATACAAGGAAGgaatttatgtgtgtgtgtgatcacatgaacaacaacaacatgggaccaagaaaaacaaaagacaaaataaacTACGTACCGATCGAGTTTGTTCTCCCGCCTTTTTTGGTGGTGATCATGAAACCCCACGTCCACGTGTCAATATATGCCTCGTTTGTTCGTTTTTGTTGGTTTcgtcatttttttccttataaacaCTGATTCAGTGCTTTTGACACATTACGTGTTCGAGAGGAAATGGGAAAGTTCCTTAAAGCCATATTTGGGGACAATACGTGATTTTGGGGAGATAACAtgtgaagtttaattttttgttagataGACATGTGTACTTTTTTACATgaataacattacaataatacAAGAGTTTAgtgtaacaattttaaatttttgattaataaaaaattgttatttatataatttttaatataagtatCATAAAtgtgaataaatttattatatgtaaGTTTTTTTACAAATGGTAGTTTATTGgttgttagtttttttgttaGTGATAAgatcatgattttttatttttttattgctaaATTAACTTTATATATGATAACTTGtgatgtattatatttttttctacactataagtattttttaatttttattgaaaacaattttatttgagtaataacaatttttccaccaaatatttaatacaacaattacatatttaaaattcaattttaagataaataattccACACCAATTAATTCACTTGTGATTTAATGAttatttagaattattttacACTTAACTCTTTTTCTTATAGCATAATATTTGAATagtaaactaaataataaatataataatgctGATGATCAAAGAATGAACGTGGAGGCACCAAATATTCAACCATTGCACGTGTTATCTAGATATGCATTCATGTAGAAAAGTAACATGCAGCGCTATCCACGTCATCCTCATGGTTCCCTACATAACCCTGTCCTGTAACCTGTTGGTCCTTTCAACTAAAAACTCTGCTCCTTTTGTTATTACGTTTACCACTCAATTTTTTCTCCAGCAACTTCAGGTGCATGTATTCATGCTCAATTTCATCTCTGTCTCACtcgaattaattgattaattaccCGAATTCTGTATTGGTGGCTAACCTTCGATGAGAAGGTTCTGCattgtgttttcattttttggatTGCATTGAAATTTTGATGTTGAACAGAGAATGAGTTGTGGGGAGTTTGAGGGATATGAGCGGCAGTATTGCGAGCTTTCAGCAAATCTATCAAAAGCATGCATTGATAATGTAGCTGCTCCTCTTAATGGAGGTACTCTAAAttctaaatgataaataaaccattgaaaattttataaagatAAGAAGAATCATTGAAACTTATGATTTCATGCTAGAGCAATGtatagacatatatatatatatatatatatatatatatatatatatatatatatatatattattttttatttctatagtttttttaatttgtatattttctgTTTAATCTACAGagctaaagaaacaaaaaaaatctgaaataaAGGAGGGAATTGAGGAGGGAGAAGCTTTGGTATCCTCTTcacttttttgttcttttagttGGAAagcttcctttcttttttctgtaTTCTAGCTTTCTGATATGGTCGTGCTTATGAATTTGTAGATTCGAAAAATGGACCTTGATGCAAGAAGTTTACAGCCAGACTTGAAGGCTGTGCTTCTTGCTAAGGTGAGGGAGTACAAAGCAGATCTGAACAACATTAAAAGAGAAGTGAAGAAAATTATATCTGCTGACTTAAACCCTTCTTCTGCAAGGGATGAGTTGTTGGAATCGACCATGACAAATGCTATGATGAAGGTAaggttcatttttaatttaacatctGTTGCTGATGTTAAAGGACAATTCATTGTCCTGTGAAACCACTATATGAAGCAACAATTTGGTCCCCCTTTTCCTTTATTGTTATGCTTATGCACTAATTGGTTAAGAGCATGTTTGGGAATCCATTGCAAAATTATGTTTGAGGCCAATGGCCAAAGTAATTTTGCTAGCACATCAGGACTCTTGCTTTTGCGTTTATTCTTTTATCTGGTGGATTTGCAATGAAACGTGCATCTCAACATTTCCAACGGcaaaccaaacatgcactaagtAGTTGCTTACTTTTGCTAATGTAGCTTTTCCTTTCCAGCTTTCAAGCAATCCATGTTACTGACACACTAGCATTACTAATCCTTCACTCGCGGCCAATAAGAATTGAGATGAAATATTGTAgttgttatataaattaaaggaCTTCTTTAAAACTATTTGCATGTTTATATTCTAGATAATACTTAATACTCTCTTACCAATAACCAATTTGTCTGTATTTGTTgtcttttgttttatatttgcaTTTGCATTGTTAAGTATGCTCTTGCTTGAATTCCACTGTTTTATAGATGCAGCCATCCTTTCATTAAGGATGCAACAAAATGGATGAAGTTAAGACTACACATGTTCAATGAaagttttaaacatttataaacattctgcagtaattttttaatgtttgaacTGCAGCTATTCGAGGAGTAAAACAGAAgatcaattatatttatttatttatatttttgttaacaaaagttagtttattagttttgttagaaatgtCAGGAGATTCGAACTATGACCTCTGCCCCCTCCCTTCTTCCTTTCCTCTTTTCCAATTACTGGGTCAACCTTATATCCCCTAGAAGATCAATTATATGCATTGGTTTCAACACCAAGAAgaccaaaagagaaaaataggaGTAAtctattaattatgtaaaaattgaaaagaataaattgtGTTTTTTCCATTGTACATCTTCTAGTGAAGCatacacaacaaaaaaatataaaccttAATTTAGAGGTATTGAGGTGATTCAATCTTCATTTCTGAACACTCATGTTTTTTGGATTGACACCGCCATATCTGACACGTATTGCTGACATGATTACAAAGGCATCAGCTGATcatagagaaagagaaagattaATGATATCAACCGAAAGGTTGAACAAGTCCAGTGACAGAATTAACGACAGTAGAGGAACAATGTTGGAAACAGAAGACCTTGGCATTTCGATTCTTCAAGATTTGCATTCACAGAGACAATCTCTACTGCATACACATGACACGGtaactctttctctttcctgTTAGTTATTAATAAGATGCTTTTCAGGATTTTACTTTCCTATAGTGATAACTTACTAGCTTCTTTAGCATGCAGCGTTTCTGGAGTTGTACCTTTGGACTGAGTAATGCGAGAAATCGGTTCAGTTTTATCTAAAGTTTTATATCATTTGTAGATtgcttttcatatattttaaaaattttctgcATATAggtttattaatattttctgcACATATATTTGCACCTGTAGATTGCATTTTATCCACTGATGGTTATATTCCATCATGCAGCTTCATGGAGTGGATGATAACACAGACAAGAGCAAGAAAATTTTGTCTAACATGTCAAGAAGGATGGACAAAAGCAAATGGATTTTGAGCACCATTGCTGTGCTCCTGATTTTTGTTATAATCTTGATTGTGTACTTCAAACTTTCTTAGTAGCTAATACCATATCATTTCTCCCATGATCATGAGAAGCGGTCCATACTCAATTTTGTATTACAAATAAATTGGCAGCGATAACCTAACGAACATAATAGCAGGGACAGAATGGTTCCTTTAGAAAAGACACTCCGAGGATGTTTTGCTCCCTTGTTTCCTCAATTACCAATTCGATTCTACTCTAAGCTATTTGTTACCAACAGAAAATGtgcaaaaatatgaaattatttccACCTACCAATCTATCCTTCTGTTTTACAGCTTAATGTCTCTAGATATTAATGCTTGTGTTATTAAATCCAGACCCTTTGACCaatgaattaataaaattaaatcgaccaaattaaaaaatcattatgaaCCGATTTAAACTAGCTTTAAACTAACTAGACGGTTCAACCAATGAGCTGACCAGATAATCAGTCTGAATAACATTAGATCATCCAAACTCAAGAACTGATGATTTGAATTGACTCTGATCTGATGCTCATTTTTGGCCATAATTGATTTTGCAGTATATAAACATCAACTCCATCGATACGAGTATGAAACCTGAGTCTCAAGAACGAATTCCTACAATGTTAACCATTAACTCATCTATATTTTGGATATGAAGCTCTTACTCTATTtattacacacacacaaaactcTTCAATGAAGGAAATATAGCCTCTTGGGAGATTTCATACAAAACACATCATCTAGCACTTCACACGGATGCAAACATGGCATATTTTCTTAAGCCAAAGTGCCAAACAAACAAGATATTAAGCGTAGAAACACTGTGATTGTCTGTTTGGAACATTCTCATCAATCCCTGCCCTAAGTGATTTTCAAGCAGAATATGGAATCCTGAGGGCCATCCTTTGAGCAAGCCAAGGTTTCTCCAGTTCTGGATCAATGAAAGGATGCGTGAGGAACTGCTCAGCTTCTTCATCCAACAATTCTCTACACCACGTTACTCGTTTTGATGGACAGCAACCAGGTCCAAAACACCTATAGTTAggataaaaattactttaaacttCTTCAACTCAACTAACAAACTTTGCAATTTAAGGCAAGTAAATAGTGTTTCCATCAGCATATTCACGGTGTTAGTATAACACATAACATTCTTTATTCAAATCAAACTTCTTAATTTTGAATCTTCTGGCAACATAAAGAAGCAGTTCACTATCTGAGTATAACATAAACTCACATTTATAATCGTTGCACAAATCTAGAACTGTTTCATACCCTGCAAAGCAAAAAACAATGCAAAAATGAAGTACCTGTATTCATAAAAGCAAGCACTTCTTTCATTCTCCATTTTCCCCCAGTTATCCCAGCCAACATGCCTTATACATTGATCCATGTAAGTGTATGCAAAGACCACCCTTCCAAAAGGGCCCCACGGTCGTCCAAGATATGCATATGAATTTCCTCCATTGCCTGTGATAACACATCTGCAATGGCACCAGAGACTACTCAGGTAAAATATTTACAAGGAACCAGATGGTCCAGAACATAGAAAAAGATGCCCTGATCAGGGAGGACTACAACCAATAATTTACAGAAAGTCTTAGCCTAACAAGATTTTATTAGTAAACcgatttaaaaagaaattttttccaAATATCATTTCTCTTAATAAATTTCTCTTTTAGtccaaaaaaatttgaatctttttttgaatgaatgaaatacataaaatgataaattaacatAAACTTAATGTcctaatcttttatttatttttataaacattatataactgtctttatttaaaaatagaaaaattgtcTTGCCTTCCTTTTCCCTCCAAAACCACACCTCCCAAATATAGTCTTAGAAAAGAACAAGTTTAATGCTAAATTCAGTAttccttttttctataaaagaaaTGCAGAGAAGTAGTTTTAGAAGGGTGGTTGTGGCGATGGAAAAGTTTTAGCCCTGTATTCAATATCAAAAGTAAGTCCTAAAACAAACTTAAAAGAAGGctaatttaatgtaaatttacaGAAGCACCAACTCCTAAACCTAAAAAGGACAAACTTAATTTTCTCATTAAATACTGATGTTAGAATACAAAAGTTATTACTCTGCACTATTACTTGACCAAAGATATTAGTATACATATGAGTATTAGACAAATTGTTTATCACACCCCATAACatcttaattttattcaaagtcTTGTTtcactcttctctcttttcctccGGCATACTCCTAAATCGAGGACCATTCAGTAGACTTCTGCacctaaaatttaaaactcaaTTCCCATTGTTGAATAAAAGCATATGATGTAAGAACTAACTCTTTCCTCATTGGACAGTTTAAGAACAACACTGGATTGTAGACTTCTAAAGACTAAAGTGCAGCAATAGGTGGTAGATGAGATTGTTAACACTGGAAAGTAATCAGTTACTCACCTTAAGAATACATAACCAGTTGTTTCCTGTGATGATTTTCTGCTCTGTGCGGTTATGAAGCCTGCAGACTTGCAGTGGATATGACAGTGCTCCAAAAGAGCAGTGCTGTTGCCAAAGATGAAGTCCACACTTCCTTCAATGTAGCAATCTTTCAAATATTGTTTACCATAATGTAAGTATAGTGTGTCCTGCACCATAATCAT
It contains:
- the LOC100786259 gene encoding vesicle transport v-SNARE 11, translated to MVPYITLSCNLLVLSTKNSAPFVITFTTQFFLQQLQRMSCGEFEGYERQYCELSANLSKACIDNVAAPLNGELKKQKKSEIKEGIEEGEALIRKMDLDARSLQPDLKAVLLAKVREYKADLNNIKREVKKIISADLNPSSARDELLESTMTNAMMKASADHRERERLMISTERLNKSSDRINDSRGTMLETEDLGISILQDLHSQRQSLLHTHDTLHGVDDNTDKSKKILSNMSRRMDKSKWILSTIAVLLIFVIILIVYFKLS
- the LOC100786786 gene encoding pectinesterase 31, which encodes MAACIFTVAQDGTADFQTVQEAIDAVPLGNIRRTVIRVSPGIYRQPVYVPKTKNFITLAALSPEDTVLTWNNTATGIDHHQPARVIGTGTFGCGSTIVEGEDFIAENITFENSAPEGSGQAVAIRVTADRCAFYNCRFLGWQDTLYLHYGKQYLKDCYIEGSVDFIFGNSTALLEHCHIHCKSAGFITAQSRKSSQETTGYVFLRCVITGNGGNSYAYLGRPWGPFGRVVFAYTYMDQCIRHVGWDNWGKMENERSACFYEYRCFGPGCCPSKRVTWCRELLDEEAEQFLTHPFIDPELEKPWLAQRMALRIPYSA